A genomic window from Sebastes fasciatus isolate fSebFas1 chromosome 7, fSebFas1.pri, whole genome shotgun sequence includes:
- the LOC141770924 gene encoding lysophosphatidic acid receptor 6-like yields MNNTMEDGFEPKPVYAVIHGCILALGLPLNAVSLWILLIHHGLKSPSAVFMVNLAISDLLLIISLPMRVYFYATGTWPLSKEACVWIILLYSNNIRSSAIFITFISVDRLLAVVYPLRSRHLRTASNALKAVGLVWLFIVVMNIPERFEFSRFLKNLNGSTCFEYPRHPPRPLHDKIVMAYFQSALVLTMLAVNIVCTTLVSWTLRRHLNNSARVNNKVNVMLIFVMNLVTFTICFLPLSIGLLTFGTSTITPLVCLANVNCCLDPLLYYFSLDAFWKKKEDTDLPREQ; encoded by the coding sequence ATGAACAACACAATGGAAGATGGATTCGAGCCAAAGCCGGTTTATGCTGTGATCCATGGCTGTATTCTGGCACTGGGTCTGCCTCTCAATGCGGTTTCACTGTGGATTCTGCTGATACACCACGGCCTCAAATCGCCCAGTGCCGTCTTCATGGTCAACCTGGCCatctctgacctgctgctcaTCATCTCCTTACCCATGAGGGTCTACTTTTACGCCACGGGCACCTGGCCACTGAGCAAAGAGGCATGCGTCTGGATAATATTGCTCTATTCCAACAACATCCGCTCCAGCGccatcttcatcaccttcatcagcgtggaccggctgctggctgtggttTATCCTCTGAGGTCGCGCCATCTTCGAACCGCTTCCAACGCCTTGAAAGCTGTTGGGCTCGTTTGGCTGTTTATCGTGGTGATGAACATCCCAGAGAGATTTGAATTTTCAAGATTTTTAAAGAACCTCAATGGATCCACCTGTTTTGAATATCCCCGTCATCCTCCCCGTCCACTTCATGATAAAATAGTAATGGCTTATTTTCAGTCTGCGTTAGTGCTCACCATGCTGGCAGTCAACATCGTGTGCACCACTTTGGTGTCTTGGACTCTACGCAGACATCTGAATAACTCTGCAAGGGTCAACAACAAAGTGAATGTCATGCTAATTTTTGTCATGAACTTGGTTACGTTCACCATATGTTTCTTGCCTTTGTCGATTGGTTTATTAACATTTGGGACATCTACGATAACACCTTTAGTATGTCTTGCTAATGTGAACTGCTGTCTGGATCCACTGTTGTATTACTTCTCTCTGGATGCCTtctggaagaaaaaagaggataCAGATCTTCCAAGAGAACAGTAG
- the LOC141770925 gene encoding lysophosphatidic acid receptor 6-like, with the protein MNNTMEDGFEPKPVYAGIYGCILALGLPLNAFSLWILLRHHGLKSPSAVFMVNLAISDLLLVISLPMRVYFYATGTWPLSKEACIWITMLYHNNIRSSAIFITFISVDRLLAVVYPLRSRNLRTASNALKAVGLAWLFVVVMNIPETVQFSRFLKNLNGSTCFEYPQKFHHGSVKAYRKSLVVYLQLVLVLTLLAVNIVCTTLVSWTLRRHLNNSARVNNKVNVMLIFVMNLVMFTICFLPMPIGFLTIGTSPILICLATVNCCLDPLLYYFSLDAFWKKKEDTDLPREQ; encoded by the coding sequence ATGAACAACACAATGGAAGATGGATTCGAGCCAAAGCCGGTTTATGCTGGGATCTATGGCTGTATTCTGGCACTGGGTCTGCCTCTCAATGCGTTTTCACTGTGGATTCTGCTGAGACACCACGGCCTCAAATCGCCCAGTGCCGTCTTCATGGTCAACCTGGCCatctctgacctgctgctcGTCATCTCCTTACCCATGAGGGTCTACTTTTACGCCACGGGCACCTGGCCACTGAGCAAAGAGGCATGCATCTGGATAACAATGCTCTATCACAACAACATCCGCTCCAGCGccatcttcatcaccttcatcagcgtggaccggctgctggctgtggttTATCCTCTGAGGTCGCGCAATCTTCGAACCGCTTCTAACGCCTTGAAAGCTGTTGGACTCGCTTGGCTGTTTGTGGTGGTGATGAACATCCCAGAGACAGTTCAATTTTCAAGATTTTTAAAGAACCTCAATGGATCCACCTGTTTTGAATATCCCCAAAAGTTTCATCATGGATCAGTAAAGGCTTATCGTAAATCATTAGTGGTTTATCTTCAGTTGGTGTTAGTGCTCACCTTGCTGGCAGTCAACATCGTGTGCACCACTTTGGTGTCTTGGACTCTACGCAGACATCTGAATAACTCTGCAAGGGTCAATAACAAAGTGAATGTCATGCTAATTTTTGTCATGAACTTGGTTATGTTCACCATATGTTTCTTGCCGATGCCGATTGGTTTCTTAACAATTGGGACATCTCCGATTTTAATATGTCTTGCTACTGTGAATTGCTGTCTGGATCCACTGTTGTATTACTTCTCTCTGGATGCCTtctggaagaaaaaagaggataCAGATCTTCCAAGAGAACAGTAG